The following are encoded in a window of Impatiens glandulifera chromosome 5, dImpGla2.1, whole genome shotgun sequence genomic DNA:
- the LOC124938105 gene encoding pentatricopeptide repeat-containing protein At4g28010-like: MVIRKQLCSNCYLLFRPHTKCLSSATVESSFNDIETQIRSLCDKSSPRLEDALLLFNQAVEIHGLPSESTCDFLLQTFSQSRKYNMVINVYNKMKGIQVFRSFISLQVLIEFFLHSNKPDFSFGVLGTMVKCGFQVNTYCINVVLNGLCRNGDTSRAVKVFNEWCRGSVLPDVITFSTLMNGLCKEGRMGEAMYLFDDMKLKGMNPNVSTYNTLMNGLCKEGRMGEAMDLFDDMKLKGFNPDVVTYSTLMNGLCEKGQMGEAIDLFDDMKLKSLNPDVITYNTLMNGLCKEGQMGEVMDLLDDMKLKGLNPDVSTYNTLMNGLCKEGQMGKAMDLFDDMKLKGFNSDVITYNTLMNGLCKEGRMGEAMDLFDDMKLKNINPNVSTYNTLMNGLCKEGQMGEVMDLLDDMKLKGLNPDVSTYNTLMNGLCKEGQMGKAMDLFDDMKLKGFNSDVITYNTLMNGLCKEGRMGEAMDLFDDMKLKGLNPNVLTYNTLMNGLFKEGRMGEAMDLFDDMKLKGLNPDVVNYNTLMNGLCEKGRMGEAIDLFDDMKLKSLNPNVITYSALVNGFCKAGNFDEGKKLYDMMLEKGVEPNAFIYSSLLQFLCKMRRWEEASELFNVMSHRGIKQNRVIYNVLIDGLCKDGRPMDAMRLVDLMEENGEESGKITYTSLINEFCKSGMVTEALRVFERMTKGNNNKIDIVSYNSLAWGLCKNGKVDEAVRLVSLMLKDKNRVEPNHQLLTALIYGLCKEGHLKKAMEIHREMNMREIFPFNILIHAHLKKGDVGEGMKLLKNGLEMGLVLDSYTYSALINGFCRLRMMNVAKGLLIHMTVRGILLTPHHYNTLLESLCKEGSLEEAKGFFLAMSKTDSKPDVLSFNIIIHATLRANDLQSAEQLFEEMLQMGVEPNVVTFSTLVNGFMKLGHWQAGKATFERMVACGYGPTAAVYDSLLNGFLAMGEKEEIIGLLRRMAADGFRLNEEITDTILKCLCLFSEHDNVEEILPSFQQEVSKVI; encoded by the coding sequence ATGGTTATTAGGAAGCAACTTTGCAGCAATTGCTATCTCTTGTTTCGTCCTCACACCAAATGCTTATCTTCAGCAACCGTAGAATCAAGTTTCAATGACATAGAAACCCAAATTAGATCATTATGTGATAAATCCAGTCCCCGACTCGAAGATGCTTTGCTCCTCTTTAATCAAGCAGTTGAAATCCACGGCCTGCCTTCTGAATCAACATGCGATTTTCTTTTACAAACATTTTCACAGTCGAGGAAGTATAACATGGTTATCAATGTCTACAATAAGATGAAGGGTATTCAAGTTTTTCGCAGTTTCATATCATTGCAAGTTCTGATCGAGTTTTTCCTTCATTCAAATAAGCCCGATTTTTCTTTTGGAGTGTTGGGCACGATGGTGAAGTGTGGTTTTCAAGTTAACACATATTGtataaatgttgttttaaatGGACTTTGTCGAAATGGTGATACTTCAAGAGCTGTAAAGGTTTTCAATGAATGGTGCAGAGGGTCTGTATTGCCTGATGTGATTACTTTCAGCACTCTTATGAACGGGCTTTGTAAAGAGGGTCGAATGGGAGAAGCAATGTATTTGTTTGATGACATGAAGTTGAAGGGCATGAATCCGAATGTTTCTACTTATAACACTCTTATGAACGGGCTTTGTAAAGAGGGTCGAATGGGAGAAGCAATGGATTTGTTTGATGACATGAAGCTGAAGGGCTTCAATCCGGATGTTGTTACCTACAGCACTCTTATGAACGGGCTTTGTGAAAAGGGTCAAATGGGAGAAGCAATAGATTTGTTTGATGACATGAAGCTTAAGAGCCTCAATCCGGATGTTATTACTTACAACACTCTTATGAATGGGCTTTGTAAAGAGGGTCAAATGGGAGAAGTAATGGATTTGTTGGATGACATGAAGCTGAAGGGCCTCAATCCGGATGTTTCTACTTACAACACTCTTATGAATGGGCTTTGTAAAGAGGGTCAAATGGGAAAAGCAATGGATTTGTTTGATGACATGAAGCTGAAGGGCTTCAATTCGGATGTCATTACTTACAACACTCTTATGAACGGGCTTTGTAAAGAGGGTCGAATGGGAGAAGCAATGGATTTGTTTGATGACATGAAGCTGAAGAACATCAATCCGAATGTTTCTACTTACAACACTCTTATGAATGGGCTTTGTAAAGAGGGTCAAATGGGAGAAGTAATGGATTTGTTGGATGACATGAAGCTGAAGGGCCTCAATCCGGATGTTTCTACTTACAACACTCTTATGAATGGGCTTTGTAAAGAGGGTCAAATGGGAAAAGCAATGGATTTGTTTGATGACATGAAGCTGAAGGGCTTCAATTCGGATGTCATTACTTACAACACTCTTATGAACGGGCTTTGTAAAGAGGGTCGAATGGGAGAAGCAATGGATTTATTTGATGACATGAAGTTGAAGGGCCTCAATCCGAATGTTCTTACTTACAACACTCTTATGAACGGGCTTTTTAAAGAAGGTCGAATGGGAGAAGCAATGGATTTGTTTGATGACATGAAGCTGAAGGGCCTCAATCCAGATGTTGTTAACTACAACACTCTTATGAACGGGCTTTGTGAAAAGGGTCGAATGGGAGAAGCAATAGATTTGTTTGATGACATGAAGCTTAAGAGCCTCAATCCGAATGTTATTACTTACAGTGCACTTGTAAATGGATTTTGCAAAGCTGGGAATTTCGACGAGGGAAAGAAACTTTACGACATGATGTTGGAAAAAGGAGTTGAACCGAACGCATTCATTTATTCAAGTTTATTACAGTTTCTTTGCAAAATGAGGCGATGGGAGGAAGCTAGCGAGTTATTCAATGTGATGTCACACCGAGGAATAAAACAGAATCGGGTAATCTATAACGTTTTAATCGATGGGCTGTGTAAAGATGGAAGGCCTATGGATGCCATGCGGTTAGTAGACTTAATGGAGGAGAATGGTGAAGAGTCAGGCAAAATAACATATACTTCACTAATCAATGAATTTTGTAAATCTGGTATGGTTACCGAAGCTTTAAGAGTCTTTGAAAGAATGACTAAAgggaataataataaaatcgaCATTGTTTCTTACAATTCATTAGCTTGGGGGCTTTGCAAGAATGGGAAGGTTGATGAGGCGGTGAGGTTAGTATCTTTGATGTTGAAAGACAAGAATCGTGTAGAACCAAATCATCAATTGTTAACAGCTTTAATTTACGGGCTATGTAAAGAAGGTCATCTAAAGAAAGCGATGGAGATTCATCGTGAAATGAACATGAGAGAAATATTTCCTTTTAATATACTAATACATGCTCATTTGAAGAAAGGAGATGTCGGTGAAGGAATGAAGTTATTGAAGAACGGGCTTGAAATGGGATTAGTTCTGGATTCATACACTTATTCAGCTTTGATAAATGGATTCTGCCGATTGAGAATGATGAACGTTGCGAAAGGTCTTTTGATTCACATGACTGTTCGTGGAATTCTGCTTACACCTCATCATTACAACACTTTACTAGAAAGTCTCTGCAAAGAAGGTAGTTTGGAGGAGGCAAAGGGTTTCTTTTTAGCGATGAGCAAAACAGACAGTAAACCGGatgttttatcttttaatatcaTAATTCATGCAACTCTAAGAGCGAATGATCTACAATCGGCGGAACAATTATTCGAGGAAATGCTTCAAATGGGCGTGGAACCTAATGTTGTGACCTTTTCAACACTTGTAAATGGATTTATGAAATTAGGACATTGGCAGGCGGGAAAAGCCACCTTCGAGAGGATGGTGGCTTGCGGTTATGGTCCTACTGCTGCTGTATACGATTCTTTGCTAAACGGTTTTCTTGCGATGGGTGAAAAGGAAGAAATAATTGGTTTGCTTAGACGGATGGCAGCTGATGGGTTTCGTCTTAACGAAGAAATTACTGATACAATTCTCAAATGTTTGTGTCTTTTTTCTGAACATGATAATGTTGAAGAGATCTTGCCTAGTTTTCAACAGGAGGTTTCTAAGGTGATTTGA